One window from the genome of Patescibacteria group bacterium encodes:
- a CDS encoding NUDIX domain-containing protein, which yields MGSTPTSGITKHVRPGINPERQGLIPWRLPPRAFNNKFIPHTKTYFKLIPAVHLFLVKNGSILLLKRFNTGYEDGSYSVPAGHLDDGEKATTALLREAREEIGIVIQEDMLRMVHVMHRKSTEERIDFFFEAAQWQGEPANIETHKCDEIRWFPLNALPHNTIPYVRAGIEHYLHKVLYSEFGWSARTSIFQSRNEPQINSHQGL from the coding sequence GTGGGTTCAACTCCCACCAGCGGCATTACGAAACACGTTCGCCCCGGGATAAACCCGGAGCGCCAAGGGTTAATCCCTTGGCGACTCCCTCCCCGGGCATTTAATAATAAATTTATTCCGCATACGAAAACCTACTTCAAATTAATACCTGCCGTGCATCTTTTCTTAGTGAAAAATGGCAGTATCCTGCTGCTGAAAAGATTCAATACAGGATACGAAGACGGCAGCTATAGCGTACCCGCAGGGCATTTGGACGACGGCGAGAAAGCGACCACGGCGCTCCTCAGGGAAGCTCGGGAAGAGATAGGTATCGTCATCCAGGAAGATATGCTTCGCATGGTGCATGTCATGCATAGAAAATCAACCGAAGAACGGATTGATTTCTTTTTTGAGGCAGCCCAATGGCAAGGAGAGCCCGCTAACATTGAAACACACAAATGCGATGAGATACGATGGTTCCCCCTCAACGCGCTGCCCCATAACACGATTCCCTATGTACGGGCTGGCATAGAACACTACCTCCATAAGGTCTTGTATTCTGAATTTGGATGGAGCGCGCGCACCAGTATTTTCCAGTCAAGGAATGAGCCCCAAATCAATAGTCACCAGGGACTGTGA